The window CATCACCCTTCGATGCTCAGCACACCGCGGCAGTCGCCGTGGCCAGGTGAGTATGCGCTACCCGGCAACCGTCCCGAACGGGGGGCAGGCCGGGACGCGCCGCACCGGGAGCCTCCTTCCCCGCCGCTGCCGGCGCATCCCCGCGAGAAACGAGCCTCCTGCCCGGTCCACACCCGCGAGAAACGAGCCTCCTGCCGACCCGCACCGCCTGGACGGGGCCCCGCGTCGGTCACGGACCGGGCAGAGAGGGCCGCGATGGAGGAAGGGAAGGCCGGTGCCGACCGCCGGCGGGTCGGCCGGCGACCCCGCGCGGCGGGACACCTCGGCCGCCCAGGCCGGGTGGACGGGGGTGGGAGACCCGTCAGGAACGGGTGTGCGGCGGCCCTGACGGGGAAGGCGGGGCGCATCACCGGACGGTCATGCCGTACGCGCACAAGGAGAAGATCATGTCGTTCATCTGGGCCGTTGTCGCGGGTCTCATCATCGGCGTCCTGGCCAAGCTGGTCATCCCCGGCCGCCAGCCGATTCCCCTGTGGCTCACCGTCATCCTGGGTGTGGTGGGCGGTCTCATCGGCAACGCGCTCGCCGGCGCCTTCGGTGTCGCGGACACCGGCGGCATCGACTGGATCCGTCACATCTTCCAGATCGCGGCCGCCGCCGTCCTCATCATGGTCGTCACACCCCTGTGGGGCCGCCGACACGCCTGACCGGCGCCCGCCGCTCACGGTGCCCCGTCGCCCTGTTGGTCGGCGGGGCACTCGCATGCGCTGGAGTCGGGTGATCGGTCGGGCAGGCCCCTCCCGGGCCGGTCCACCCGACAGGCCGCCCGGCGCGGCGACCGAAGTGACCGAGCGGCACTGCACGACGGGGCGGCCGCTGCCTGACGGTGGTGCCGGCACCCGACGCCGGTTGGCCGGTGCGGGCGGCTGCCGCTCCGGGACAGCCGATGGGCGTGACCCGGACCCTGCGGCCGGTGCTCAGGTCACCGCGGTAGTCCTGGCCGGGCGGCTCCCCGCCTCGTGGCAGCACGAGGTCAACTCGTCACGGGCTCCAGCCGCAGCCGCCGGATCGGCCAAGGTGGTGGCTCGGCCGGGCCGAACCAGACCCGCACGTCCACCCCGGTGCGGACAGGCAGGAGGGGGAAGTCGTTCTCGGCGTGCTCGGTGCGGTGCAGCGCATGGCGCGGGTCCAGGTGCCGGGCGGCGTACGCGTCGAAGGCCGCCGCGTCCGACGGCCGGCAGAGCGTCGCGACCACCTCGCGGGTGGACGGCTCAGGTGCGAACCCCGGACCGCGCAGCAGCAGGACGTCGTCGCTGTCGACCATGGTGGCGTTGGCCGCGTCGCGGTGCTCGCGCCAGATCGTGCCGGTGTAGAACGCCTCCAGCGCGTGCCGGCGGCGCGTCATGTCGGGGAACGCGCGCAACCAGACGAAGCGGTCCGGGTCGTCAAGGTCGCGGAACCGGCCCCCCATCGTGATGCCGGCCGCCTGCTGGCCGGTCACGAACTCGCGCTCGAACAGTTCGATCAGCGTCTCCCGGGTGCCGGGACGCAGGGTGTACTGCCGGAGTTCGACGATGCTCATACGCCGGCCGGTCCGGTGCGGGCGAAATCCATGATCCAGTTGAGCTCCCAGGTGAGGCCGCCGTCGCCGGAGAACTCCTGCTCCCAGCGGGCGGCGTCCGGGCCGAGGCGGTACCAGGTGAAGTGCACCCGGATCGGGCGGCCGTCGTAGGTGTCCTCGCCGTGGAAGTCTCCGCGGTCGCCCGTGAACGCGCCGACCACCGGGGGATCCAACCGGCCCGTCCGGCTGTCGGACCAGTGGATCGACCACAGTTTCGTCCCGTGGTCGAACAGCCGCAGGGTCACGCCTTGGCGGCCGAGGGTGGGGAAGGTGATCTCGTCGATGTTCCCGGCGCCCCCGAACAACGGCTGGATCACCGAGTGGCCCGGGAACTCCTCCCAGGTGCCGGCGCCCGTGCCCGCGCCGCCGAGCGGGGTGGTGAGGCGCCGGTTGGCCACGTGCCAGGAGCCGTGCAAGAAGTCGAAGTCGTTCATGCGCCGCAGGTTAGGGGCACTCCACTGACATCCGCTGTCAGTGGATAATGGGGAGCATGCGTGCGAGCCGGCTGGTCACCCTTCTCCTGCTGCTCCAGAACCGGGGCCGGATGACGGCCCAGCAGCTGGCCGCGGAACTGGAGGTCTCCGTCCGTACGGTCTACCGCGACGTCGAGGCACTCGGGGCCGCCGGTATACCCCTGTACGGCGACGCCGGGCACGCGGGCGGCTACCGGCTGGTCGAGGGCTACCGGACCCGCCTCACCGGGCTGACCGCGGACGAGGCGCAGGCCGCCTTCCTCGCCGCACTCCCCGGCACCGCCGCCGAGCTCGGCCTCGGCGAGGCGCTCACCAGCGCCCAGCTCAAGCTGCGGGCCGCCCTTCCCGCCGAGCTGCGCGAGCACGCCGGGCGGATCCAGGAACGCTTCCTGCTCGACGCCCCGGGCTGGTACGGCGACGCCGACCGCACCCCTCACCTGGCCGCGATCGCCGCCGCGGTGTGGGCCCGGCGGGCGGTAGTCCTGCGGTACCGGCGCTGGCGGGCACCGCAGGAGATCGAGCGGCGAGTCCAGCCGTACGGACTCGTACTCAAGGCCGGCCGCTGGTACCTGGTCGCAAGCGGGCCGGCCGGAATCCGCACCTACCGGGTCGACCAGATCGTTCGACTCCGCCCCCTGGAGGAGGAGTTCGTCGTCCCGGACGGGTTCGACCTGGCCGTGCACTGGAACACCTACCTCGCCGACTTCCGAGCCCGGCTGCACACCGGGGAGGCTCTGGTACGGCTCACCCCGGCGGGAGCCCGCCGGCTCGGCGTGACACCAGCAGGTGACGGATGGACGGAAGCCCGGCTGCCCATCGAGTCCATCGACCACGCCCACGGAGAGTTCCTCCGGCTGGGCACCGACATCGAGGTCATGGCACCGGCCGAACTCCGCGACCGCATCGCCGAGACGGTACGGACCCTGGCCACCCGCTACGGGGGATGACTCCGGGCAGAGGGATCCCCGGGGGTACTGCTGTCGGCGGTGTCGTGCGAGCTGCTGGGTGAGGCGTACGAGGAGGGCGGACCGGGCCCGGCCGCCGTGGGGGCGCTGGGGGAGCGGCGGCGTACACGGTGGGCGACGTGGTGCCGGCGCGGCGGGGAGCCCGGCATCGCGAGCGCTCCGGGCACGGCCCGTCGCAGCCCTCGGAGAGCGAGCGGCAGGGTGGGCGGGGGAGGGGCCCGGCCGAAGTGATCGGCCGGGCCCCTCCCCCGCGCGTCAGGCCTTTCTGCGCGCCGTCTTGTAGAGCTCGGCGGTCAAGGCGGCCACCTCCTCCTGCGAGACGCCCTTGCCACCATTCATCGCCTGCGCCAACTCGACGACGTTGGCGCCTCCCAGCGTGGAGTAATCGGACCAGGCGCAGACCGGGAACTGGAACTCCGCAGGACCGCCCTTCGGGGTGTCGGCGTTCTTGTCAGAGGTGACTTTCACGTCCTGGCACTTCATGAGCGCGCCCTCGAAACCGTCGGGCTTCACGGCCCTGGGTTCTCCGAGGCGCTCCAGCTTGAGACCACGCGCTTTGCCGTCACCCTTCAAGCCTTTCTTGGTGATGTTGGCGAAATAGTTGTCCAGCGCCGTGGCGGGGTCGGGGATGTCGCCGTAGAGGCCATCGAAGATCAGGCGCTTGCCTCCCACCTTCGCCGGATCGCCGGGGTCAGTGCTTGCCGCGTTGTAGATCCCCGACACCGCCTGCGCGTTGTTCACACCGACGCCCGCCGCCTCATTCTTCTGCTCGGCGTTCAACTCTCCGGGCGCACTGGCCGGGCCCGATTTCTTATAGGCGTCGACCGACTCCGGAGCCACGAGCGTGTAGCCCTTGCTGTCCGCGGTGACGTCACCGTGGCCCGCGCCCCCGCCGTCGTCGCCGACCACGACGTACGCGCCTCCCGCGATCACCGCGAGCGCGACGACCACTCCGGCGATGATCAGGCCCGTCCTCTTCCCCGCGGCCGGCTTCGGGGGCGGGTAGCCACCCGGTGCGCCGCCGTACGGGAACTGCTGTACGACGGGGTGCGGTTGCTGGGGCGGGCCCCAGCCCTGCTGGCCGAGCGGCGGCGGCCCGGAGGCCGCCGCCGGTCCGAACCCTCCGGGCGGGTGGTGTGGCTGGGGGCCGAACCCTCCGGGCGGGTGGTGTGGCTGGGGGCCGTACGGGCCGGGTTGGCCGGGTGGCTGGGGGCCGTACGGGCCGGGCTGGTCGTCACTCATGTGCACCGTCCCCGGTGGGTAGGGGTCCACGGCCGCCGAGCAACCTGCCGAGCGGCGGTGTTCGACCCGGAGGCGGCGCAGAAGCTGTTCCAGGCGCGTGGGGCGTGGGCCGTGCCGGCCGGCTTGTCCTTGCCGGACGCCAGTCCCCGGACCTTGGACCAGGGGAGTTCTTGATGGCTCCCCTTCACCTTCTGTGCGGATCCGTCGATGGCGAGGCGGAGACCGATATCGGACGTCACGCTGAACTCACCCTCCTTCTTCGATATGTCCACCATGTAGTGCAACTGCGTTTGCGCGATTGCTCACTGGGCCTGCTGCAGAGATCCTGATGTCCGGATGCCCTCCGCCGAGCCGGGACGGAGAGGTGAACGCTGCCGCGAGCCGGACGCCCTGATGGTGGTGGGCCGAACCGCCCGGGCAACAGGCCAAGCCACCGGCCATTGGTGACCGGCGGTCGAACGGCCCCCTGACCGTGCCGTTCCGACGGCCGCCGGCTCCCATCCGGCGGGGCACCCCTCAGCGAGGCTCCGTTCTCCCGCTCGTGCGGCCGGGTGCTACGCCGGGGGACCCCGGCGCCGGTCCGGCGGACGCGGATGGGGGTGTGCTTGTGGAGGCGGGGGCCGAGGGCGCGAGTCCGATCGACGACTACCCGCACCGCCGGTCGAGCCGTCCGCGCGGGAGGCAGAGCCGAAGACGGTGCAGACCTGGTTGAGGGCGCGCTGACGGGGCAGACGGGGGTGACGAACGGCGGATCGGTGTCCTGCCCGAGACGCACCTGAGAATTCCTTCCGGTTCGACCTCGGGGGGTTGCCATGGTGTGACTCACCGTGAAGACTATGGCGGGTTCGCCGTGGGGGGCCGATCGGCTCGGGGCGTGCTGGTGCTGTGCAGCCGTTGCACAGAGGAGAAGGGTGAGGGGAATGCGATGTCAGGCTGGTTCGCCGTGCGGGTCGGGGCGCGCGATGACAGCCGACCGCTGAGGCGCGCCGGGCTGCGACGGGCGTCTCGGTCGCCCCGCTTCGCCCGGAGGCCGGGACCCCGGTAGGGGGTCAGCCAGATCCCGCCGTCCGGGCCGTTCCCAGCGGCGTGCCCGGGGAGAGCTGTGCCCCGCCGGGCGCCGCGGTGCGGCCCGATGGCGCATGTCCGCTGGGCCCGACCCGGCGTATCCCGTTCCAGACCCTGTGATGCTCGCGAGTCCCGACCCAAGGAGAACTGGTGACCGCTCGTCAGTTAGGCAGCCCGGAATTACTGTTGGAGGAGATATCCAACCGCTGGTCGGACGATCGCGAGGCCGGAGTGGTTCGGTACGAGGAGAGTC of the Kitasatospora sp. NBC_01246 genome contains:
- a CDS encoding GlsB/YeaQ/YmgE family stress response membrane protein — translated: MSFIWAVVAGLIIGVLAKLVIPGRQPIPLWLTVILGVVGGLIGNALAGAFGVADTGGIDWIRHIFQIAAAAVLIMVVTPLWGRRHA
- a CDS encoding NIPSNAP family protein; amino-acid sequence: MSIVELRQYTLRPGTRETLIELFEREFVTGQQAAGITMGGRFRDLDDPDRFVWLRAFPDMTRRRHALEAFYTGTIWREHRDAANATMVDSDDVLLLRGPGFAPEPSTREVVATLCRPSDAAAFDAYAARHLDPRHALHRTEHAENDFPLLPVRTGVDVRVWFGPAEPPPWPIRRLRLEPVTS
- a CDS encoding helix-turn-helix transcriptional regulator, whose product is MRASRLVTLLLLLQNRGRMTAQQLAAELEVSVRTVYRDVEALGAAGIPLYGDAGHAGGYRLVEGYRTRLTGLTADEAQAAFLAALPGTAAELGLGEALTSAQLKLRAALPAELREHAGRIQERFLLDAPGWYGDADRTPHLAAIAAAVWARRAVVLRYRRWRAPQEIERRVQPYGLVLKAGRWYLVASGPAGIRTYRVDQIVRLRPLEEEFVVPDGFDLAVHWNTYLADFRARLHTGEALVRLTPAGARRLGVTPAGDGWTEARLPIESIDHAHGEFLRLGTDIEVMAPAELRDRIAETVRTLATRYGG